gtgtgtgtgtgtgtgtgtgtgtgtgtgtgtgtgtcacgctGATCCCAGTCCAGTCAGACAGGCTGTAATCCCACTGAGCAGATTACAGACGACTCTCAGGGGAGGAAAGTGATTCACACACTGCCTGTGATCCTCTGATATCAAACACAAATTCAACGCAGATGAAGTTCACTCTTCTGACACACTGATTCAGAAACGCACTGAACTATTGCTTTATCAGTGAAACGGGCAATAAtttctgtgaatgtgaaaaacgttgtgtgtgacagctgaacCAGCAGAAAACCCATAGACATTCAGTTTTCTGTGACggagaaaatggagagaatCTGATCAGAGCGTTTCTGAAGGTGTTCAAAATGACTCAACATTAAGCTGAAACTGATCACTGAGTCAGTTACCTTTAGACTTAATAAAATGTGGATCTGTCCTTTAGTAAACAACCATCTGACTGATGGTTATGGGCGGTTTGTTTGTCCCCCTGGACAAACCCACTGCAGCATCATACTCAGTTTCAGCTTCATGTTGAGTCACTTTGAGCAACTTAGTGAACGTGAGAACCTTCGGGATTTACTGCAGAGCTGTAGGATTAAACTTTCATCGAAATATAAACATTCTGTGTTATATTAAAGCTGTAAGCTAACGCTCAAACCTCAGttcaaacacattcaaagaAAACGTTCCTGCAGTTTGCTAAATCTTCCTGTTAGCTGATGTTCCAAGAGTCAGCTGatgttagcttaacttagcagAGAGCTAACTCCGACTGGAGGGGGGAGACATGGAAGATAAACCTTCCACgagcacacacatttcattagCTGTTTACTTCGAGCTAAATTATGAAGCTAATAAGAAGCAGCCGTAGTGTTGGCTCACACTCACAGTTCAAAGTTCCGTTATAAACAGACTGTAAGCGGACTGTGGACGAACTTGTTCAGTTTAGTTACTGTTAACCAGCTAATCGTCCTGTAACTGGTTAGCTTACCGACTAAACTGAGCACTCGGAGGCGAAGTACTTACGAGCCAACAGAAACCACCGCTCGCTCCACACTGTTAGCCGGGTTGTTTCAGCATTTAGCAGAAACATCCCGGCTCGACTGGTGCTAGCATTAGTGTTAGCCGGGCAGATATCAGGCCAACTGTTGCTAACTCAGCTCAGCTGTTTTCAAAGCGGTGCtctaagctaacgttagctcatCACAGTCAGCTCATATGTTCTTCAGGTGGAGTGGCGTGTCAGTTTGTTTACAGGTGAATTAGTCTTACCTGGTCAGCGTTTAGTGGGTGtgaaatgatgttttatttccagtttGTCTCCTCCATTGATACATACTCTCTAATCTCCATGTCAACAACAGCTAAtaaccagcagagggcgcattctctttcttcttctactgttttcttgttgtttccgGTACAGTTTCGCCACCTGCTGGATTATAGTCAAATTTACTGTCAGGGACAGTGTGTACTTGTCTTTATCCGGagtttacagtacagtatcGTTTACATTTGATAATATTATGTATTTAATCATGTATTAACACTATATTACTCATATATTCACTTTTTGAATATATATTCAATATATTCATacgtttttattttcttgatttgtaACTCCTCTGTGTGCCTTCAAATTGCCCCCTGAGGACAAATAGAGTTTTGAATtgaatatattgttttattatatttctgtaTCTCCTCACCtctgtttaatgtatttatagCATATAGTATATACTAGAGTGTGTTTGTTCCGTTATACATACGTGCATATGTATACTCTACTCCCTTCACACAAGGTGCTCCCAAGCCAGACTTTTCTCCCACAACGTTCCACGCTGGTGGAACAGCCTACCAGCCACAGTGCGAGCAGCGGCGCCCCCctcttcctttaaaaagcacctgaaaactCACCTGTACCTTCTCTCCTAACATCCCTGACCCTCCAACAGCCTTCACtctctcatgttctcctgctctccTACGTAAGCGCTTCTcattatgttttagctcttattgctttagtctaattctattTTGCTGAAACTTGTTATTATTCATTCTGCaagtcgctttggataaaagtgtctgctaaatgaagtgtaatgtaatgcatATTTATGAggaaatactgtttttttttctctcatgcaCTTCTATGGTGGAAATTGTAATGAATGTTATGTATGGATTTTTAGCGTCActtctttaacatttttaacagttttttgtctgtttcgTGTGTCGGGGGCCTCTGAGGATCAGTGTGAGAAGACTGAGATCTTCTGGCTTTTCTGACTGAGGACTAAAAACACGTGTGAGTCTTTTTTAACACATCACTAATAATTGCCAAGTTCCAagttttattctgttctgtCTTTACAGCCCATGTGATCGGTGAATAAAACTTACTGTGACAGATGGGACATCTATTTAAGTACATTTAGCTTCACTCTGACTTTAAAATTCTGACTACAAGTTAATGATCAATAAAAACccatatttataaatatatatgatatttctgttcttcttcaaattaaaaactgtAGCTGATGTTGAGAAGGGAACAAATAATTTGAGgtttacaaaaaataaagtttatgtttttatttaaacccCATTTAAAGCAAATAACTGAACTTGGCATGAACATGAACTTCACATGAAATATTATCAATTAGAATCTGCAGGTGAAAGTAAGAGACAAACGACTGATCAAATGGAACTTTATTTCAAGCGTTTATAGTACggccagcaggtggcgctgcaGGAGACGGGCAGACAGATGGGTTTGAAAAGGCAGAGAACAGGGAGCACCTGCTTGCCAGGctgacagctgattggttgGTTGTTACCTGAAGACTAAAGCGtgaacatttactcaagtactgcactgaGGTACAACCTTCtggtactttacttgagtatttagATGTTATGCTACTTCACCTTGTACTCCACTACACTTGGAAGCAAAGctagtactttttactgcattacAGCCGTGGTTAAGGGTTACATTAAAGTCCTGAACAAATTAACGCATCAAAAATGATCATCCAATGAAATGCAGCGCTTTGCATAATcagaacttttacttttggtactttaaatATATTCTGATGTGATACTTTTCTACCTTTCCTCATGAAACATTTTGGATGCGGGACTTTTAAcccttttaactttttaaaccAAAGTATCCTTCAGTGAAGCCTCAGTTCACAAATCAAATCTGACAGCTCAAATCAACTTGTCTACATGTTTTGTTCacatattttcttgtttttccatttgtgaCACATTATGAACTCTGTAAAGTACTTCGCACTGAAAGGTGTGATCACTGATCTGATATTAATGTTGTGTTACGTTGCTGAAAGTCTAAGCATGAAATCACTACATGAAAAGATGAAGTTCTGGAGCGAAAGCCTGTGAGTCTGGATGTTTTACAGCCAGATGTCAGACGTACAGTCTCCCCCGGGGTATCTGATCTCATGGGCGAGAACCGGACCGTCGGGTTCTTTCCCGAAATCCACCAGGAAGTTTTCGTTGAGCGAGAGACCTCCGTTAACAGAGTCCACATCGATCTGCATCATGACCGAGCCCtctctgcacagacacagaatatTCAGTGGACTGGATTACTCTCGCGCAGTCCTGTGACCTTTTATTTCTGGGTCTTGCAGAATGCAAACGTGTTTCAGACAACAGTGTTCTTCCAGCCTCTGAAGTCATTTAGAAGAACTCCAGACATTAAGACATGTGGAAACGGTTTACTTTTTGTCCTTCAGTAATACATTTCTCAGATATTTCCAATGAATGCACAAGCTGAAAGAGGCAACAGCAGTAGTTCAGCCGTACAGACCTGACCACGTCGGGGTAGAACTGTTTGTCCCAGGCGCTGTACAGAGACGTCGACACATAAAGTCTCCGACCGTCCAAACTCAGTTGTAACATCTGAGGACTCGCAGGGAGACGCTTCCCCTGTGAGACAGATTAACAATCAATCAGAAAGATCCATCAGTAAGTCCTGCAGAGAACAGAAGACAGGATTATCAACAGACAggtctgtcctctcctgtctcactgcttcctgtctgtgcacCTGGATGATGCGTGGGTGGGGCTGCGGCTGGTTCTCAGGGTCTTCCAGAACTTTGACTGGACCGTCACTGATGATACTTCCTCCCAGAAACACCTGGAACAGTCAGACAGGTTAGCTGCCTCATGCTGAGCTTTCACCTGTTCAGCACTCAACAGGTGTCTCAACACTCATACCTGACCAACCAATCGTGgcttcctcctgtctgtgatGTCATACTGTCTGATGTCACCGTGCAGCCAGttactgaagtaaagaaaaCGATCATCCAATGAGATCAGGATGTCTGTGATCAGACCTGCACAGAGAGATGAGAACGAGTCAGACAGACCAGAGAACATACAGATTGTGATGGAATTTCTGCATGCTTTGTAGTAACGATGAGATAACGTTATACTTTACTGTTACAGTGATGATCAGCTGGTGAACCCTACTGTTATAGTCTCACTGTAAATAACTTCCTGGGTATAAAGAAGATGGCAGGATGATATCTTGGTCACCACAGCAGATCACACCGAGGCCTAAATTCCTGAAATGGGTCACTACCTGCCTTTTATTGTAGTCCGACTGTTCTTTCATCTATAGaggaatgtttgtgaagctccaaacaaaggacCAGAGACATATCACAAAGAATAAAATGGGGTGAAGGCTTCGGTCAGCGGGGCACAAGCCTGAACTGCTGACTGCCGTGTGGTTCTGCGTGCTGCCTCCTCTCTGAAGAGATCAAACATTTTGGTGCGTGCTACCCTTCCAGTCTTGTTTGGTTTTTTGactcactacaggcagacaAGTAACTTCCACAACAAGACAGACTCACCAGGCATCTCCGGCAGAGCCCATCCCTCCACCTTCTTATTGGGAACATTGATCACCTTCTCTGCAGCCCAGTCGCctttctgaaaacacacacaaaggtatGATCGTAATCTGCTCCTTGTCTCAAGGTCGACGGTCTTCTCTGTGTTGCACCTGTAGTGAACCCCCCCGACTGAAACCAGTCAGGGATAATTTAGATTTATTGCTCTCTGGAGGGGTAACTAACTGGGATCCTGAGCCCTGTGATACTGACGGGTGTTTTGTAGAATCTGAAGATCGTTCCTCCCAGAGCACATCCCACGTAGCCTTCAGTGGCGCTGGGGTCATGGAGGAATCGGACCTCCAGAGGAATAGCACCCTCCTCACCCAAATCAATGGTCTGCAGCTTCCTGTGGGTGGTCCAGTCCCAAACATGAAGGGAGCTCCCATAGTGACCTGGctcacagacaacaacaaactcaTATTAGCTGATGATTTTTGTCCAGAGATGCAACAGGCAGCTTTATGGCATGTGTAGAACTACCTGTCGCATGACTTTTACTTTCCTGTATCACATTTAGACTAGATATTCTATAAGGCAAAATCTCACTGGCAGCAGAGCCCAGGACTCTGTGGCAGTTCCATACATCTCCAAGATCCTGGAGAAGGTGGTCCAAGAGCAGCTACATCAACATCTCCACTCCAATGACCTTTTTGAAGCTTTCCAATCCAGATTTAGAGAACAccatagtactgaaacagcactgattaAAGTTTGTAATGACCCTCTCCTAAGATCCAATAGAggtcttgtctccatacttgtacttctggatctcagtgctgcattcgATACCACTGATCACAACATTCTTCTCCAGAGACTGGACCATGAAATTGGGATTAAAGGATTCGCCCTTCGATGGTTCAAGTCATATCTGACAGGTATtagtttgttaacattaatcataattgCTCCAAGTATAGTAAAGTTACTTATGGTGTACCTCAGGGTTCCATTAGGGAATATTATCCAAAAGcactccatcaattttcattgttacgCTGACGATACTCAGCTATACTTATCtataaaaccagatgacagaagccacCTTACCAATTTGGATTGGTTTGGACTAATCTATCTATGTCCTCCAACTtgttattactgaattcagaaaaaacagaagttattgATTTTGGACCTAAACCTCTCAGGGACTCTTTCTCTAGCCGGGCCGCCACCCTGGATGGCATCACCTTTAACTCTATTACAGCGGTGAGGAACCTTGGAATCATTTTAGACCAGGACCTGTCCTTCAATtcccatataaaacatatcactaggactgccttctttcaccatcgtagcatagttaaaataaggaacatcctttctcagagtgatgctgagaagttggtccatgcattcatcacttctgCATCCAGTAcctctaaaaacagactgggaggtagagcTTTCAGCTACCGGGCTCCAATACTGTGGAACCAAgtctctccatgggtcagagaggcaaacactctctccacttttaagtccaggctaaaaacattcctctatgatAGAGCTGATAGTTAGGGCTGCTCAGgaaactgaaccattttatagctatgctgccataggcttagactgctgggggactcatcaggatacaaggagccacctcctctcccctcctctctttatctgttatagtgtgtagtctggccttgctgtctcacactctctctgtgtcttcacaggttattccagagctccatccaccagcaccaaccttcacctgcaccacctccttccctgtgcttctaccctgcctgccgtccctgctcatcaaccaacctgctgctcctgctttccctgttcacgacccagcctgcccaccaggagctgcctccatcagcctccatcagctctcccctgactgaacattccatgttgttaactgctttcctgcccgtcctgggtgagggatccctcctctgctgctcaccctgagctttctcccagtgttttcctgttaaaggttcttctgggagtttttcctcagtcgatgtgagggtcgaagggctgaggatgttgctgtgatgttatgtaaagccctttgagacaaactgcttgtaaaaattggctatataaataaagttgtcttgcCTTGTCTTGGCACAGAAAAAGAGAATTATCATGGAAATGGAACTTGCTGTGGTATCAACTTAAGTCTTATCAGGACAGCAAGGGCCAACAAGAGTTACTGAGGTTACTGACCAGACACTTACTGAGTTGTAAAACCCTGCAGTACCACTGAGTCTTAGTGAAATACAAACTAAGAAGTATTGAAGTAGTAAGAAGTAAGAACCTGCAATACTGACTAAAATCTTAGTGGAATCATAAACTAGTACCCC
This sequence is a window from Scatophagus argus isolate fScaArg1 chromosome 9, fScaArg1.pri, whole genome shotgun sequence. Protein-coding genes within it:
- the selenbp1 gene encoding methanethiol oxidase; this translates as MANCSGCGPGYRSPLDAMKGPREEIVYLPCIYRNTGTLKPDYLATVDVNPKSSTYCQVIHRLPMPNLRDELHHSGWNACSSCFGDASKKRNRLILPALISSRIYVVDVGTNPRAPQLHKIVEPIDLYWKCGLANPHTSHCLGNGQIMISCLGDPSGNGKGGFVLLDGQTFEVVGNWEHPGEAAPFGYDFWYQPRHNVMISTEWGAPKALADGFNPVHVKEGHYGSSLHVWDWTTHRKLQTIDLGEEGAIPLEVRFLHDPSATEGYVGCALGGTIFRFYKTPKGDWAAEKVINVPNKKVEGWALPEMPGLITDILISLDDRFLYFSNWLHGDIRQYDITDRRKPRLVGQVFLGGSIISDGPVKVLEDPENQPQPHPRIIQGKRLPASPQMLQLSLDGRRLYVSTSLYSAWDKQFYPDVVREGSVMMQIDVDSVNGGLSLNENFLVDFGKEPDGPVLAHEIRYPGGDCTSDIWL